In Flavobacterium endoglycinae, one DNA window encodes the following:
- the bglX gene encoding beta-glucosidase BglX produces the protein MKNKKIIIIGVLSLFTVGNMNAQKKPYLDKNKTIEQRIDLLLPLMTLEEKVGQMNQYNGFWDVTGPAPKGGTAELKYEHLRKGLVGSMLTVRGVKEVRAVQKIAVEETRLGIPLIIGFDVIHGYKTLSPIPLAEAASWDLEAIKKSAAIAADEASASGINWTFGPNVDIANDARWGRVMEGAGEDPYLGSKIGYARVKGFQGETVADLAKVNTIAACAKHFAAYGYVEAGLEYNIVDISNSKLYNSVLPPFEATVQAGVRTFMNSFNTLNGVPATGNAFLQRDILKGKWKFDGFVISDYASIREMIAHGYAKDEADATAKAVMAGSDMDMESYLYVAKLVDLVKSGKVKEDLVDDAVRRILRVKFELGLFDDPYRYCDEKREKEVVGSKANNEGVLDMAKKSIVLLKNEKNLLPLKKSGQKIALIGALANDKNSPLGSWRIAASDDTAVSVLEGMQQYKDNQLVFEKGADLLKQKATFLTETVFNTTDKTGFEAAKKAAKNADVVVMVLGEYGFQSGEGRSRTDLNLPGLQQELLEEIYKVNPNVVLVLNNGRPLSIPWAAENVPAIVEAWHLGTQTGNAVAQVLYGDYNPSGKLPMSFPRNVGQVPIYYNKYSTGRPTDSDKNVFWSHYMDVEKTPQFPFGFGLSYTTFDYKKLKLNKTSFAKGEKVEVSVEVTNSGNYDGKEVVQLYIHDEYASIVRPIKELKGFELVNLKKGETKTVKFTLTDKELGFYDNEGKYLVEPGTFKIMVGGSSDKGLQGGFEIL, from the coding sequence ATGAAAAATAAAAAAATAATAATTATTGGGGTCTTGTCCCTGTTTACAGTTGGAAACATGAATGCACAAAAAAAGCCGTATCTGGATAAAAATAAAACTATTGAGCAGCGTATTGATTTGCTTTTGCCTTTAATGACTTTAGAAGAAAAAGTGGGACAGATGAATCAATACAACGGTTTTTGGGATGTTACCGGACCTGCGCCAAAAGGGGGAACAGCCGAATTAAAATACGAACATTTGCGAAAAGGATTAGTGGGTTCAATGCTGACGGTTCGTGGCGTAAAAGAAGTTCGTGCGGTACAGAAAATTGCAGTAGAAGAAACTCGTTTGGGAATTCCGTTGATTATTGGTTTTGACGTCATTCATGGTTATAAAACATTAAGTCCGATTCCGTTGGCAGAAGCGGCGAGCTGGGATTTAGAAGCCATTAAAAAGTCGGCAGCGATTGCAGCTGATGAAGCTTCGGCATCTGGAATTAACTGGACTTTTGGTCCAAATGTCGATATTGCAAATGATGCGCGCTGGGGTCGTGTGATGGAAGGCGCAGGCGAAGATCCGTATTTAGGAAGCAAAATCGGTTATGCGCGTGTGAAAGGTTTTCAAGGAGAAACCGTTGCTGATTTGGCAAAAGTAAATACGATCGCCGCTTGTGCGAAACACTTTGCGGCTTACGGTTACGTTGAAGCGGGATTGGAATATAATATTGTAGATATCAGTAATTCTAAATTATACAATTCGGTTCTGCCTCCTTTTGAAGCAACGGTTCAGGCAGGAGTTCGTACGTTTATGAATTCGTTTAATACTTTGAACGGCGTTCCGGCAACAGGAAATGCTTTTTTACAAAGAGATATTTTAAAAGGAAAATGGAAGTTTGACGGATTTGTAATTTCTGATTATGCATCGATTCGTGAAATGATTGCACACGGATATGCCAAAGACGAAGCTGATGCCACGGCAAAAGCTGTAATGGCAGGTTCTGATATGGATATGGAATCTTATTTATATGTGGCAAAACTAGTGGATTTAGTAAAATCTGGAAAAGTAAAAGAAGATTTGGTTGATGATGCCGTTCGCCGAATTCTTCGTGTGAAATTTGAATTGGGATTATTTGATGATCCGTACCGATATTGTGATGAAAAACGTGAAAAAGAAGTTGTGGGAAGTAAGGCCAATAATGAAGGCGTTTTGGATATGGCAAAGAAATCGATCGTTTTATTAAAGAACGAGAAGAATTTACTGCCGCTAAAAAAATCAGGACAAAAAATCGCTTTGATTGGTGCTTTAGCAAATGATAAAAACAGTCCTTTAGGAAGCTGGAGAATTGCTGCTTCTGATGATACTGCAGTTTCGGTTTTAGAAGGAATGCAGCAATACAAAGACAATCAATTGGTTTTTGAAAAAGGTGCCGATTTATTAAAACAAAAAGCAACTTTTTTAACCGAAACAGTTTTCAATACTACAGATAAAACTGGTTTTGAAGCAGCGAAAAAAGCAGCAAAAAATGCAGATGTTGTCGTAATGGTTTTAGGTGAATACGGTTTTCAAAGCGGTGAGGGAAGAAGCAGAACTGATTTGAATTTGCCTGGATTACAACAAGAATTATTAGAAGAAATCTACAAAGTGAATCCGAATGTGGTTTTGGTTTTAAATAATGGACGTCCGTTGAGTATTCCATGGGCAGCCGAAAATGTTCCAGCAATTGTGGAAGCTTGGCATTTAGGAACTCAGACAGGAAATGCTGTGGCGCAGGTTTTATACGGAGATTACAATCCGAGTGGAAAACTGCCAATGTCATTCCCGAGAAATGTAGGGCAGGTACCAATTTATTACAACAAATACAGCACAGGAAGACCAACAGACAGCGATAAAAACGTTTTTTGGTCGCATTATATGGATGTAGAGAAAACGCCTCAATTTCCATTTGGTTTTGGATTAAGCTATACCACTTTCGATTATAAAAAACTGAAATTGAATAAAACGTCTTTTGCAAAAGGCGAAAAAGTTGAGGTAAGCGTTGAAGTTACAAACTCTGGAAATTATGATGGAAAAGAAGTCGTTCAATTGTATATTCATGATGAATATGCGAGTATCGTTCGTCCAATTAAAGAATTAAAAGGTTTTGAATTGGTGAATCTTAAAAAAGGAGAAACTAAAACCGTAAAATTTACTTTAACAGATAAAGAACTTGGTTTTTATGATAACGAAGGAAAATATCTTGTAGAACCAGGAACGTTTAAAATCATGGTTGGAGGAAGCTCTGATAAAGGATTGCAGGGTGGTTTTGAGATTCTCTAA